Below is a genomic region from Lusitaniella coriacea LEGE 07157.
AGTCAACCTCGCCGTGTTGGAGCCAGATTCGCAACTTTTACCCTCTGTAAGTCTTACTCTCAACGATACTAATATTGTGGTGGGAGTTAATAACGGACAGAATCTTTCAGATATCGAACTTACAAACATAACAATCGATTTGGGCGAATCGGGTGGCGTAACAATCCAAGTCCAAGGAACACCTATTGAAATTGGTAATATTTCCCCAGAAATCACTCCAACTGTAAATACTCCAAGGATTGTATTATCTGGGTTGGAACCGAATGCTTTGAATCAGTTTTTAGGAACGGTGATCTCCAATCAACTGCCTTCAAGCGCTCCCATTAGCAGTACTTTTACCTCCAATTCTCTAAGAATTGACTCCGTTACCGTGCTGGAACAATTCTTGGATGACTTTGCAAATCCCAGCAGCCAAATGGCTTTGGGGTGTGAGGCTTATGGGGAGAGTCGATTTGTCGTAACGGGACGTGGAGGTTTGCCGGAGGATCCAACTATACCAATTCGAGGACAAACCCTATGGCGCGATATGCAAGCATTCTCCTCGACAGCAACGGGCAAGGGAGGAGATGTTTCAACCCAAGAGATTGAAACATCTCCTCCTTTAGTAGAAGCCAAGAGTTGGCAGGTGAATGAGGCGGGAAACGTTGAATTGGTTGCAGTTTTGCCCCAAGAAATTGCAAGAGCAGAAATTCTTAGTTGCCAGAACTGAGTATTTGTTCTACAATTCCATCCCCAAGTTATCACTCCAATAATATTCTCTTGATTAAATCCCTATAAAACTATGCACTGTTCTGGCTTCCTTTTAACCATTGTATTAATACCCGCTCTAGGTTCAACTGTTAAGGCTCAAATTGCCCCGGATGGAACTCTGCGCAATAACTCTGCTGTTAACCAAGTTGGTTCGCAGTGGAACATTACCAAAGGAGAAACGGTTGGTAATAACCTTTTTCATAGTTTCAGTATCTTTAACGTAGGGACAGGAGAAACCGCTTTTTTTAATAATGTAACAACCTTACAAAACATCATTGCACGGGTGACAGGAGGAACGAGTTCGACGATTGATGGAATTATTCGAGCCAATGGAGGTGCGAATTTATTTCTCATTAATCCTAGTGGCATTATCTTCGGTTCCAACGCTCAACTGAATATGGGGGGGTCATTTTTTGCTAGCACTGCTGAGAGTGTAGTATTTTCCGATAGCAGTTCTTTCAGTGCGACTAATCCCCAAGCACCGCCTTTACTTGCCGTTAATGTGCCTATGGGATTGCAAATGAGTTCAAATCCCGGAAATATTGCCGTGAATGCCCAAAACTTGCAAGTATTTTCTGGCCGAACGATTGGTTTTATTGGGGGGAACCTTCAACTTACTAATGCAAAAGTGCAAGCGTCTCAAGGA
It encodes:
- a CDS encoding filamentous hemagglutinin N-terminal domain-containing protein, which gives rise to MHTSVSLTIIFLSFLGTSARAQIVPDSTLRNNSAVNLVGSQWNITGGETVGNNLFHSFNTFNIGTGEAAIFDNAPTLQNIISRVTGGTGSTIDGLIQANGDSNLFLINPSGIILGSNAQLNLGGSFFGSTADSIVFSNGSSFSATNPQAAPLLAMNIPLGLQSGGNSVNLAVLEPDSQLLPSVSLTLNDTNIVVGVNNGQNLSDIELTNITIDLGESGGVTIQVQGTPIEIGNISPEITPTVNTPRIVLSGLEPNALNQFLGTVISNQLPSSAPISSTFTSNSLRIDSVTVLEQFLDDFANPSSQMALGCEAYGESRFVVTGRGGLPEDPTIPIRGQTLWRDMQAFSSTATGKGGDVSTQEIETSPPLVEAKSWQVNEAGNVELVAVLPQEIARAEILSCQN